The Mustela erminea isolate mMusErm1 chromosome 6, mMusErm1.Pri, whole genome shotgun sequence genome includes a region encoding these proteins:
- the LOC116592486 gene encoding olfactory receptor 6C2-like: protein MKNHTVTTFILLGLTEDPQLQIPIFVFLLLTYMLSITGNLTILSLTLVDSHLKTPMYFFLQNFALLEISFTSACIPRYLYNIATGDRSITYNICVIQVFFIDIFGVTEFFLLATMSYDRYVAICKPLHYVTIMNNRVCKRLVLGCWMTGLLIIFPPLTLFLNLKFCDSNVIDYFFCDASPLLKISCSDTWLLEQLVIVCAVLTFILTLLCVLLSYIHIIKTILQFPSSQQRKRAFSTCSSHMIVVSITYGSCIFIYVKPSAKESLTINKGVAVLMSSIAPMLNPFIYTLRNKQVKQAFSESFRKIALVSKK, encoded by the coding sequence ATGAAAAACCACACAGTAACAACCTTCATCTTATTGGGACTGACAGAGGACCCTCAACTTCAGATtccaatttttgtatttctacttCTCACTTATATGTTGAGTATAACTGGGAATCTGACCATCCTATCCCTCACTTTAGTTGACTCTCACCTTAAAACACCAATGTACTTTTTCCTACAGAATTTTGCTTTATTAGAAATTTCATTTACATCTGCATGTATCCCTAGATACTTGTACAACATAGCAACAGGTGACAGGtcaattacatataatatttgtGTTATTCAAGTGTTTTTCATCGACATCTTTGGAGTAACAGAATTTTTCCTCCTGGCTACAAtgtcctatgaccgctatgtAGCCATCTGCAAACCCCTGCATTATGTGACCATCATGAACAACAGAGTCTGCAAGAGGCTTGTCCTCGGCTGTTGGATGACTGGCTTGTTGATCATATTCCCACCACTTACTCTGTTCCTAAATTTGAAATTCTGTGATTCAAATgtcattgattattttttctgtgaTGCATCTCCACTCTTGAAGATTTCATGCTCAGACACATGGCTCTTAGAGCAGTTGGTTATTGTCTGTGCTGTGCTGACCTTCATTCTGACCCTTCTGTGTGTTCTTCTGTCTTACATTCACATCATCAAGACCATTCTACAATTCCCCTCTTCCCAACAAAGGAAAAGAGCTTTTTCTACTTGTTCCTCTCACATGATTGTTGTTTCCATCACCTATGGAAGCTGTATCTTCATCTATGTCAAACCTTCAGCAAAGGAATCGTTGACTATTAATAAGGGTGTGGCAGTGCTAATGTCATCCATAGCTCCCATGTTGAACCCATTCATTTacactctaagaaacaaacaagtgaaacaaGCCTTCAGTGAGTCCTTCAGAAAAATTGCATTGgtctcaaaaaagtaa